ATCGTCATCCGGGACAACCGCATCGCCGCCGTCGGTGCGGCGGGATCGGTGGCGATCCCCACCGGCGCCACGTCGATGGACATGGCCGGCGCGACCATCATGCCGGGCTTCGTGGACACGCATGCACACCTGCGCGCGGAACGCGGCACCATCCACGAGGCGCAGCCCTGGGCCTACCTCGCGAACCTGGCCTACGGGGTCACCACCACCCGCGACCCCCAGACCGCCACCACCGACGTGCTCACCTATCAGGACATGGTGGAGTCGGGACAGATCCTCGGCCCGCGCATCTACTCCACCGGCCCCGGCATCTTCGACCAGGACCAGATCCGCGACCAGGAACATGCGCGCAACATGCTGCGACGCTACAGCAGCTACTACGACACCAAGACGATCAAGATGTACGTCGCCGGGGTGCGCCAGGTGCGCCAGTGGATCATCAAGGCGGCGCGCGAGCAGTCGCTGATGCCCACCACCGAAGGCTCGCTGGACGTGAAGCTGAACCTCACCGAGACCCTCGACGGCTATCCCGGCCTGGAGCACTCGATGGGCATCACGCCACTGGGGCAGGACGTGCGGCAGTTCATGGCCTGGTCCAACCGCACCTACACCCCCACCCTGCTCGTGAACTACGGCGGCCCGTGGGGCGAGAACTGGTTCTACACCAAGGAGAACCCGTACGCCGACACCAAGCTGCAGACCTTCACCGCGTACGAGGAGCTCGCCACCAAGACGCGCCGCCGCATGGCCAGCATGCCGGGCGGCGGCACCATGGGCGGCTGGTTCCGCGACGAGGAGTACATCTTCCCGAAGCTCGCGGCCGACGCCACCGGCATCCTCCGCGCCGGCGGCCGGCTCGGCATCGGCAGCCACGGCCAGCTGCAGGGCCTTGGCTATCACTGGGAACTCTGGGCAATGGCCACGGGCGGCATGACGCCGCACGAGGCGCTGCGGGTGGCGACGGCCATGGGCGCGCAGGCCATCGGGCTGCAGGGCGACGTTGGCTCGCTCGAGGTGGGCAAGCTGGCCGACCTGCTGGTGCTGGCGAAGGATCCGCTCACCGACCTGCGCAACACGAACACGCTGCGCTACGTGATGAAGAATGGCCGGTTGTACGATGCGAACACGCTCGCCGAAGTGTACCCCACCCGCCGCGACGGGCCGGAGGTGCCGAACCGTCCGCGCGCCCCGGTCACGAAGGCCGGCGTGCGCTGATGCCGGCGTCGCTCCGCGAAGTTCCCTTCCCGTCCCTGGCACCGTGAGCGGCACACATGACTGACGAGCGGAACCGCACCCGTCGCACCTTCCTGAAGACAGCCGGCGTGCTCGCCGCCGGCGCGGCAGCAGGATGCGAACTGCAGACGCGCCTGCCTGCGAACGCCCCCGCCAGCGGCACAGCGGACCGCGACACGGGCTTCGACCGCCCACTGCTGGATGCCGTCGCCGAGATCGTGCTCCCCGCCGAGCTGGGAACGAAGGGGCGCACGGCGGCGGTGTCGGCGTTCATCGAGTGGGTGGACGGGTACGAGCCGGTGGCGGAGGAGATGCACGGCTACGGCTATGCCGACATCCGGTACCTGCCGCCCGATCCCGCGCCGGCCTGGCGGGCACAGCTCGCCGGCCTCGACCTGCTCGCCCGCAAGTCATTGCAACGTCCCTTCGCACGCCTCGAGCCGGGGCCCCGCCTCGCGCTGCTGCAGGCCGCGATAGCCGGCGAGCGCGGCGACCGGCTCCCGGCACCGCTCGCCGCGCAGCACGTCGCGACCGCGCTGCTCGCACACTGGGCGGCCAGCCCCGACGCCCGGGATCTCGCGCTCGGTGCCCGCGTGCAGGCCGGCACCTGCCGCGTCCTCGGCGATGCGAACGCGCGCCCGCTGCCGCTCACCGGGCTCCGCGCATGACGACCATCGACGCCGACATCCTCATCATCGGCAGCGGCATCACGGCGGCGCTGATGGCCGCGCGGCTCGCCGAGACGACCACGCGGGGGATCACCGTCGTGGAGGCGGGACGCGCCACGACGCCGTTCGCCGAGCGCGCCCGTGCCCGTGCACGGTTCATGGCGTACGGCGAGAGCCCGTGGAAGCAGGATCACCTCGACGACCAGAACGCCTTCGGCACCGCCTGGGGGTTCTCGCCGAGCATGACCGTCGGCGGGCTGGCGATGCACTGGGGCGGCGTGGCACCGCGCTATTCGCCCGAGGACTTCACGCTGCGCTCGCTCTACGGCGTGGGTGACGACTGGCCGTTCACCTACGACGAGCTGGACCCGTTCTACCAGGAGGCCGAGGAGCGGATGGGGGTCAGCGGTGAACAGGGACCGGTTGCGCTCGACCCGCGCGGCAAGCCCTATCCCCTGCCCCCGCTGCCGGTGAACCACAACCTGAAGCAACTGCAGGGCTGGGCCACGGCGGCGGGTATCGCGGCGTGGAGCACGCCGTCGGCGAAGAACTCGGTGCCGCGTGACGGGCGTGCGCAATGCCAGCGCTGTGACACCTGCTATCCCGTCTGCCCATCCGGCGCGAAGTACTCGCCCGACTTCACCTGGGACGCGCTCGTCGCGGCGAACAAGGTCACGCTGCTCACCGAGACGCTGATCCGGCGGCTGGTGGCCGACCCGAAGACCGGGGCGATCGTGCGGGCCACCGGCAACCGCACCGACGCCGGCGGCGAGAAAGTGTCGATCACCGCGACGACGGTGGTGCTGGCCGCAGGCTTCACCTGGTCACCGCACCTGCTGCTGCTCTCGCGCGATGCCGCGCATCCCGACGGACTCGCGAACCGCAGCGGCATGGTGGGGCGCTACCTCGCCGGCCATCGCAACGTGAACGCCTACGTCACGCTGCCGCTGGAGCTGTTCCCGGGGATCAATGCGCAGCATTCGCTGGTGTCCAAGCAGTTCATGCGGGTGCCGAAGTCGGGGCGATACCTGCGGCACGACCTGCGCCTCTGGGAGTCCGACGTGGGGCGCGAGCCGCGCCTGCGGAACGACGCGGGCGCGGTGCAGTTCGGCGACGCCCTCCTGGACGACTGGCGTGCGCGCGCGAAGGGAGCCACCGCCCGCGTGCGCGCGTACTACGACGTGCTCCCCGACCGCGACAGCCGCATCACCCTCGACAGTGCGCACACCAACCGGTTCGGCGACCCGATGCCGTCGCTCGCGTTCCGCGATGCACCGGAGAGTGCCGCGCTCCGTCCGTGGCAGGAGGAACAGGTCGCCGCGCTGTTCCGCCGCATGGCGAAGGCCGGCAACGGCACCGTGCTCAAGATGGAGAACAGCGTCAACGACCTCGGGCAGGAGCACCCCGCCGGTGGGTGCCGCATGGGCAATGATCCCGCCACCAGCGTGGTGGACAAGTGGGGCCGCGCGCACGACCACGAGAACCTCTGGGTGGCCGGCGCGCCGACGCAGGTGAGCGCCTCGTGTTGCAACGGCACGCTCACGTTCGTCGCCAACGGACTGCGCACGGCATCGGCCATTGCGCGGGCCTGAGCCCAGCCCTCCGCCATGCGCCACATCCTGCTCGCCCTGGCGATGCTCGCCTGCACCAGCACCACCGTCGAGCCGCCGGTTTCGGACCCGTCGGCCACGCGCAGCTACCGGATGGGCTTCTCCGCGTTCCCGCCCGCGCCGGTGATCGCGCGCGCGGTGGCGAACCTGAGCATGTGGACGGCACGCGCCGACGCCGCGATCATCCACGTCGAGCCGCCGTGGGCAGCGATGCTCTCCGGCGAACCACTGGCCGACATCGCGCGCCGCGAATTCGAGTGGCAGGTGGCACAGTTCCGCGCGCGCGGGATGGACGTGGTGGTCATCATCGATGCCACCAACGGCGTGGACCGGACCAGCGAGTCCGACGCACTGGTGACCGCGGGTCGCAGCATCACCGAGCCGGCGGTGCAGGCACTGTACCGCGAATGGGCGCGCACGCTGGTGGCGCAGATCAAGCCGGTGGCACTCGGGCTGGCGGCCGAGACGAACCTCATCCGCCTCGCCGCACCCGCGCGGGTGTACAGCGCCCTCGTGCAGATGACGAACGCCACCGCTGCCGCCGTGCGCGCCGACGCCCCCGCCCTGCCGCTGTTCATCACGATCCAGGTCGAGACGGCCTGGGGCCGGCTGCAGGGTGGCACCACGTTCATCGGCGTGGAGCAGGACTTCCGTGACTTCCCGTTCACGCAGATGATCGGGCTCTCGTCCTATCCCTACCTCGGCGGATTCCAGGAGCCCGCCGAGATGCCCGACGACTGGTACACGCGCCCGCTGGCCGGCCGCACCCTGCCGAGCCTCATCACCGAGGGTGGCTGGACCTCGGCGAACGTGGCGGCGACCGCGACACTGCGTGCGATCACCTCCTCGCCGGAGAAGCAGGCGCGCTGGTTCGCCCGCCAGATGCAGCTGGCCGACCGGCTCGCGCCGCGCTACTTGTTCCAGCTCCAGTTCTCGGACATCGACCTCGCGGCGTTCAACCTGGTGGACGATCCGCGCCTGCTGCCGTTCGCGCGCCTGGGGCTGGTGGACATGGCGCTCACGCCACGGCCCGCGCTGGCCGTGTGGGACGCCGCATTCGCCCGGCGT
This portion of the Gemmatimonadaceae bacterium genome encodes:
- a CDS encoding gluconate 2-dehydrogenase subunit 3 family protein, producing the protein MTDERNRTRRTFLKTAGVLAAGAAAGCELQTRLPANAPASGTADRDTGFDRPLLDAVAEIVLPAELGTKGRTAAVSAFIEWVDGYEPVAEEMHGYGYADIRYLPPDPAPAWRAQLAGLDLLARKSLQRPFARLEPGPRLALLQAAIAGERGDRLPAPLAAQHVATALLAHWAASPDARDLALGARVQAGTCRVLGDANARPLPLTGLRA
- a CDS encoding GMC family oxidoreductase, with the translated sequence MTTIDADILIIGSGITAALMAARLAETTTRGITVVEAGRATTPFAERARARARFMAYGESPWKQDHLDDQNAFGTAWGFSPSMTVGGLAMHWGGVAPRYSPEDFTLRSLYGVGDDWPFTYDELDPFYQEAEERMGVSGEQGPVALDPRGKPYPLPPLPVNHNLKQLQGWATAAGIAAWSTPSAKNSVPRDGRAQCQRCDTCYPVCPSGAKYSPDFTWDALVAANKVTLLTETLIRRLVADPKTGAIVRATGNRTDAGGEKVSITATTVVLAAGFTWSPHLLLLSRDAAHPDGLANRSGMVGRYLAGHRNVNAYVTLPLELFPGINAQHSLVSKQFMRVPKSGRYLRHDLRLWESDVGREPRLRNDAGAVQFGDALLDDWRARAKGATARVRAYYDVLPDRDSRITLDSAHTNRFGDPMPSLAFRDAPESAALRPWQEEQVAALFRRMAKAGNGTVLKMENSVNDLGQEHPAGGCRMGNDPATSVVDKWGRAHDHENLWVAGAPTQVSASCCNGTLTFVANGLRTASAIARA